One Lepus europaeus isolate LE1 chromosome X, mLepTim1.pri, whole genome shotgun sequence genomic window carries:
- the SPIN4 gene encoding spindlin-4, translated as MSPPTVPPMGVDGVSAYLMKKRHTHKKQRRKPTFLTRRNIVGCRIQHGWKEGNEPVEQWKGTVLEQVSVKPTLYIIKYDGKDSVYGLELHRDKRVLALEILPERVPSPRIDSRLADSLIGKAVGHVFEGEHGTKDEWKGMVLARAPVMDTWFYITYEKDPVLYMYTLLDDYKDGDLRIIPDSNYYFPTAEQEPGEVVDSLVGKQVEHAKDDGSKRTGIFIHQVVAKPSVYFIKFDDDIHIYVYGLVKTP; from the coding sequence ATGTCTCCTCCAACTGTCCCTCCGATGGGGGTAGATGGCGTGTCCGCATACCTGATGAAGAAAAGGCACACCCACAAGAAGCAGCGGCGTAAGCCCACTTTTCTCACTCGTAGGAACATCGTGGGCTGCCGCATTcaacatgggtggaaggaaggcAATGAGCCTGTGGAGCAGTGGAAGGGCACCGTGCTCGAGCAGGTTTCCGTGAAGCCCACTCTCTACATCATTAAATATGATGGCAAAGATAGTGTGTATGGACTAGAACTGCATCGAGATAAGAGAGTTTTAGCACTAGAGATTCTTCCTGAGAGAGTACCAAGTCCTCGCATCGATTCGCGCCTGGCAGATTCCCTGATTGGCAAGGCAGTGGGGCATGTGTTTGAAGGCGAGCATGGCACCAAAGATGAGTGGAAGGGGATGGTTCTGGCGCGAGCCCCCGTGATGGATACTTGGTTTTACATAACCTACGAGAAAGATCCAGTCCTCTATATGTACACTCTGCTGGATGACTACAAAGATGGTGACCTACGCATCATTCCAGATTCCAACTACTATTTCCCCACCGCAGAACAGGAGCCCGGGGAGGTGGTCGACAGTCTCGTGGGAAAACAGGTGGAACACGCCAAAGATGACGGATCCAAGAGAACCGGCATTTTCATCCATCAAGTGGTGGCCAAGCCATCTGTCTATTTTATTAAGTTTGATGATGATATTCACATCTATGTCTATGGTTTGGTGAAAACTCCCTAA